The DNA segment GTCAGCCCGCGTACTCGGGGCATATAAAGGAAGGATCAGGATTGGCGAAGATTTTGACGAACATCTCGGAGATAAGTTCTGGCTGGGAGAGAATAATGAACTTTCTGCTTGATACGCATGTTTTCCTGTGGTTGGCTGCATATCCAGAGAAACTGTCTAACAGGGCTGAGCAGATTGTTCTGAATGCGGATAATTCCCTGTTCTTGAGCATTGTCAGTCTCTGGGAAATGCAGATCAAAATTCAGCTTGGCAAGTTGGAACTTGATATTTCCTTGGTAGATTTTTGGCATGGCCAACAAGAAAAATTGCAGCTCATCTTTCTCCCGGCAAAAGAAGAGCATGTCTGGGCTTTGGCAAATCTTGCCCTGATCCACAAAGATCCGTTTGACAGACTGTTAATTGCACAATCACTGTATGAAAATATGCCAATCATTACCGCAGATGGCACTATAAGCAAATATAATGCAGAGGTGATTTGGTAATAACGAATATTTTCAAAAATTACATTTTTTTCCGTGTATTCCGCCTGCCCCGTGTAACCGGAGTCCCCTCTGGGGTGTTACACTGGGGTGGGCGATAATCTTCTGTCTTTTTTCTTTTTTTCTGACCTCGGACTCTGGGCTTCGGATCCCGCATCCAGACAGCACATCTCTTGCATAAACTCTTTCCAAAGCCTCATATGGGCATGAATTGCACCCCAGAGGCCTGATCATTCAATACAAACAGCTGGCATCATCAACAGTCAAAATACCGACCAGGGGTGATTTCATAATTTTACCCTAATCACGTGTTACGTGAAAGCGGTAAAAAAAGAATTTGTTGGCCACAGACAAGAAAGGCAGACGAGTAAGACAGACGTAAGATAATTTCCAGTGGAGGACTTCTCCAGCAGAGCAAGCCGCCAGGTATTTAACTGGGGTTTGAATGGAAAAATGAACTGGAAAAAAATCAATGATAGCAAGGCATAGCAGAAAATTCCGTATACCTCCAATGAGACATAAGGCGTATCGCTAATGATACTCGCTGGTTACAAGAGCAGCTTGGGGTCAGATCCCATGCCTCAGTAATTGACGCGGTCACGAGCGCAGCGAATTACACTATGGGGCAAAATATTGGTTTTTTTTTGAAATGAAATGTAATAATGTCAGTTTTTTGCTGGTCTCAGAGACCTGACCTCATTCTAAATATTATCCCGAGGATGCATGGATATGAATGAAGCTGAACTCCTGGCCATCATTGCCCGTGGCGAGGATACCCGCCATCAATTCAAACGTGACTTCAGCAATATTGACTCACTTGCGGCGGAATTGATTGCTTTTGCCAATACAAGCGGCGGATTATTGCTCATTGGCGTCTCTGATGACGGACATATCGCCGGTTTGAATTCAGCGGATGTGTCCAGACTCAATCAGTTGCTGTCAAATGCTTCCTCGCAAAGTGTTCGTCCTCCAATCAATCCGTCAACCATGAATGTCCATACCAGGAATGGCATCGTCATTGCGGTCGACGTTGCTGAAGGTTTGAACAAGCAGTACGTAGACACTCTGGGTAGGATTTGGGTCAAAAACGGGGCGGACAAACGCCATGTGACTGCTCGGGAAGAGATGCAGCGTCTGTTTCAATCATCCGGACTGGTTTACGCAGATGAAGTTCCTGTACGACCGGCCACCATCAAAGATCTTGATCTGGACACTTTTGGCCAATATTTTGAAAGGCGCTACAAGAGGTCAGTTGAAGCAACCGGCCTTTCCTTGCCGCAATTGCTCAAGAACCTCAATCTGGCGCAAGACAACTTTTTAAGCTTAGCCGGCTTACTTTTGTTCGGCAAAGCGCCTCACGTTTACAAACCCTCTTTTATCGTCAAAGCCGTCGCTTTTCCCGGAACAGTGCTGCATGACAAGCGATATCTGGACAGTGAAGACATCGACGGCAACCTGCTTGAACAGTACCGCCGCGCCATGGTCTTTCTAAGTCGCAACCTTCGCCATGTGCAGGGCGATCAAGGATTTAACAGTCCTGGCTTGTTAGAGATCCCCGAGGATGTCTTCGAAGAGTTGCTGGTCAATGCACTAATACATCGTGATTATTTTCTTAGCGCCCCTATTCGCCTGCTAATTTTTTCCGATCGCGTTGAGATCATAAGCCCCGGACATCTGCCTGACCACCTGGATACCGAAAAGATCCGCTACGGCATTTCGAACTTGCGTAACCCCGCTTTGGCTTCCCATGCATTTTCCATCCTGCCGTACCGTGGACTTGGAAGCGGCATTCCTCGCGCATTGGCAACCTGGCCAGACCTTGAACTGATTGACGATCGCCCTGGTAATCAGTTCAAAGCTGTAGCCCACCGCCCAGTTGACGGCGATGTGCAGCCAGAGTCGCAGCCAGAGTCACAGCAAGAGTCACAGCCAGAGTCGTTGGAAGACGCCATAATGCGCATCCTGACCGACAAACCAGCCAGCAAGGTAGATATTTCCAAAAAGCTCGGGCAAAAGCAGATTTCTGGTCAACTAAATAAAGTCGTGCGTAAGTTGCTTGAAGCTGGAATGATAGAATACACTATCCCGGAAAAACCCAAAAGCCGTTTGCAAAAATACAAAATCAGGTCGGATTGAGTTTAAATTATGTGCTACGTAAAAGCGGTAAAAAAGAATTTGTTGGCCACAGACAAGAAAGGCAGACGAGTAAGACAGACGTAAGATAATTTTCTGAATCACGTGTTACATAAAAGCAGTAAAAAGTGGCTTTTTTACCTAAATCACGTGGCACGTGAAAGCGGTAAAATTAAACAAGTTAGAAAGCAACCTACTTGAGTGGGAATTTTGATTCGAGAGAGTTTGCAAGTTAATCATCTTTTATTTCAGTTTGTTAAGTACAATACAGGCTGTTTTCAAGGGGAAAAGTTGTCTGTAAGGGGTAAAAATGAGCTATTTTAGAGGGTCAAATTCAATAAAATCAGGTACTTGATGGTCTCAGAGACCTGGCCCTGATTATCTGGCCAAAAGATATGATCAGCTACTCCAGGGCTTGCCAATGTCTACCCCCTGGCAGCACCCGGACAGTGATTCAGCCTGGCATCTTTACGTAATCCGCCTCAAGCTGGAAGAGATAGACTCAAGCCGCAGGGAAATTTTTGAATATATGAGAAAGCAGGGTATCGGCGTTAATGTGCACTATATTCCGGTACATACTCAGCCTTACTACCGCAGAATGGGTTTTGACCGGGGAATGTTTCCAGAGGCAGAACAATATTA comes from the Desulfonatronovibrio magnus genome and includes:
- a CDS encoding RNA-binding domain-containing protein, encoding MNEAELLAIIARGEDTRHQFKRDFSNIDSLAAELIAFANTSGGLLLIGVSDDGHIAGLNSADVSRLNQLLSNASSQSVRPPINPSTMNVHTRNGIVIAVDVAEGLNKQYVDTLGRIWVKNGADKRHVTAREEMQRLFQSSGLVYADEVPVRPATIKDLDLDTFGQYFERRYKRSVEATGLSLPQLLKNLNLAQDNFLSLAGLLLFGKAPHVYKPSFIVKAVAFPGTVLHDKRYLDSEDIDGNLLEQYRRAMVFLSRNLRHVQGDQGFNSPGLLEIPEDVFEELLVNALIHRDYFLSAPIRLLIFSDRVEIISPGHLPDHLDTEKIRYGISNLRNPALASHAFSILPYRGLGSGIPRALATWPDLELIDDRPGNQFKAVAHRPVDGDVQPESQPESQQESQPESLEDAIMRILTDKPASKVDISKKLGQKQISGQLNKVVRKLLEAGMIEYTIPEKPKSRLQKYKIRSD
- a CDS encoding type II toxin-antitoxin system VapC family toxin, translating into MNFLLDTHVFLWLAAYPEKLSNRAEQIVLNADNSLFLSIVSLWEMQIKIQLGKLELDISLVDFWHGQQEKLQLIFLPAKEEHVWALANLALIHKDPFDRLLIAQSLYENMPIITADGTISKYNAEVIW
- a CDS encoding DegT/DnrJ/EryC1/StrS family aminotransferase: MSTPWQHPDSDSAWHLYVIRLKLEEIDSSRREIFEYMRKQGIGVNVHYIPVHTQPYYRRMGFDRGMFPEAEQY